A region from the Oncorhynchus clarkii lewisi isolate Uvic-CL-2024 chromosome 8, UVic_Ocla_1.0, whole genome shotgun sequence genome encodes:
- the LOC139415367 gene encoding WD repeat and coiled-coil-containing protein-like isoform X1 has translation MLFVLPRYSIPVHDSNFHPGKSEINVANVIKGLWFDKKIESIPCLAVSMELGKAKLLRTGLNTLHQAIHPVHGIAWTDGKQVCLTSLYYANGDVKFGDTNVIGQFEHVFGLYWGPLCCSGSPALLAVQHKKHVTVWQLQLSALEQNKLLCTQTCEMSEPFPLLSEGCVWHPKMDILSVLTKKDASVLFCVRVDNRRVKADIKGSGLIHCACWTKDGTRLVVAVGSALYSYIYNDVQKSLLACSFCPIFDVGGYICAIESTGEAQVAVATELPLDRICGLNAGIVFDVPSDSESSLPGHSSLMVMLDEDGCIDPRRRSFDSERSYLSCSPSGGPMDLTHLLAKHRRSDPSPLINLRRKDHLTGSGQDSSHLILVTYERKVTSTSKVSIPGILVPDILAFDSRGSMVAVASNTCSMVLVYCITPFAMPNVQQISLQKNERPKGVCFLSDKTLLLMIGRQKSNEPAFLPSSNTEKYILHLSSKEIVYDGETPASPSPNRQSPANFYPGIRRHSEHVFSKEEQQERVAIKELVLPGGGVIQSCSPGSSRRRLVEEVRSPEPSSVDFPYSDLCRPSDQSLSSASSITVENFDMEPINRMRGSVQSGDLSRPCSPYYNPGDKPHTELPTLPKTTPLAPREKERNLEQLSQNMERIFSRFSEVQQYLTEIRDFTQNGKRGLGTIYPNACEPPYVNITCQKQLSENVFIDERRPVLLCEGKLCLKVLQELFNLTIVEIMYGPLWIVLVADAEGFVPLTFKPKEELTVRNGRRKSPIRSPGSPDTCPSSPVKSPSSPAKSQT, from the exons ATGCTTTTTGTATTGCCTCGCTATTCAATTCCGGTTCATGATAGCAACTTTCACCCCGGGAAAAGTGAAATAAACGTGGCAAATGTAATAAAAGGATTATGGTTTGACAAGAAAATCGAG TCCATACCCTGCCTGGCTGTCAGTATGGAACTGGGCAAAGCCAAGTTGCTGAGGACCGGTCTGAACACGCTACACCAAGCCATCCACCCAGTTCACGGGATTGCATGGACGGATGGGAAACAGGTCTGCCTCACCTCCCTTTACTATGCCAACGGTGACGTGAAATTCGGCGACACCAATGTCATTGGTCAGTTTGAGCATGTCTTCGGTCTCTACTGGGGCCCTCTATGCTGCTCCGGCTCTCCTGCTCTGTTGGCCGTCCAACACAAGAAGCATGTCACAGTGTGGCAGCTGCAGCTCAGCGCTCTGGAACAGAACAAGCTGCTGTGCACTCAGACCTGTGAGATGAGCGAACCGTTCCCCCTTCTGTCTGAGGGATGTGTCTGGCATCCCAAGATGGACATCCTTTCTGTCCTTACCAAGAAAGATGCATCTGTGCTGTTCTGTGTCCGTGTGGACAACCGCAGGGTGAAGGCTGATATTAAAGGCAGTGGACTCATCCACTGTGCCTGCTGGACCAAAGATGGCACCCGGTTGGTTGTGGCCGTTGGAAGCGCCCTTTACTCCTACATCTATAACGATGTTCAGAAGAGTCTTTTAGCCTGCTCTTTCTGCCCTATCTTCGACGTGGGTGGGTACATCTGTGCCATTGAGTCGACAGGCGAAGCTCAGGTGGCAGTGGCTACAGAGCTGCCTCTGGATAGGATCTGCGGGCTGAACGCAGGTATAGTCTTCGACGTGCCCTCAGATTCCGAGTCCTCCCTACCAGGACATTCTTCTCTTATGGTGATGTTGGATGAGGATGGCTGTATAGACCCCCGCAGGAGGTCCTTTGACTCGGAGAGGTCCTACCTGTCCTGCTCTCCGTCTGGCGGCCCTATGGACCTCACCCACCTCCTGGCCAAGCACCGGCGCTCCGACCCCAGTCCACTCATAAACTTGCGCCGCAAGGACCACCTGACCGGCTCCGGACAGGATTCATCTCACCTTATCCTTGTCACCTACGAACGGAAAGTCACCAGCACCAGTAAGGTCAGCATCCCTGGGATCCTGGTGCCAGACATCTTGGCCTTTGACTCCAGAGGCTCCATGGTGGCGGTGGCCTCCAACACGTGTAGCATGGTGCTGGTCTACTGCATCACGCCCTTCGCTATGCCCAATGTCCAGCAGATCTCCTTACAGAAGAACGAGAGGCCCAAAGGCGTATGCTTCCTCAGTGACAAGACGTTGCTTCTCATGATCGGCAGACAGAAGTCCAACGAACCtgccttccttccctcctccaaCACAGAAAAATACATCCTACACCTCTCCTCCAAGGAGATAGTCTACGACGGAGAAACCCCGGCGTCTCCCTCCCCGAACCGGCAATCCCCCGCTAATTTCTACCCGGGGATTAGGCGCCACTCGGAGCATGTCTTCTCTaaggaggagcagcaggagcGTGTGGCGATCAAGGAGTTGGTGCTGCCGGGAGGAGGTGTAATCCAGTCCTGTTCTCCagggagcagcaggaggaggctggtggaggaggtgaggagcCCGGAGCCCAGCTCAGTCGACTTTCCCTACTCTGACCTCTGCCGCCCCTCTGATCAATCCCTCTCGAGCGCCTCCTCCATTACGGTCGAGAACTTCGACATGGAACCCATCAACCGGATGAGAGGGTCAGTGCAATCTGGGGACTTGAGTCGACCCTGCTCCCCATACTACAACCCTGGGGATAAGCCCCACACGGAGCTCCCCACCCTGCCCAAGACCACCCCCCTGGCccccagagagaaggagaggaacctGGAGCAGCTGTCCCAGAACATGGAGAGGATTTTCTCTCGCTTCTCTGAGGTGCAACAGTATCTCACAGAGATCAGGGACTTCACTCAGAACGGGAAAAGGGGTTTGGGGACTATTTACCCCAATGCCTGTGAACCTCCATACGTTAACATCACATGTCAG AAGCAGCTGTCTGAAAATGTGTTTATAGATGAGAGAAGACCAGTGTTGCTGTGTGAGGGGAAGCTGTGTCTGAAGGTTCTTCAGGAGCTCTTTAACCTCACTATAGTAGAGATTATGTATG GTCCGTTGTGGATAGTCCTAGTGGCGGATGCAGAGGGCTTTGTACCCCTGACTTTTAAACCCAAAGAGGAGTTGACCGTGAGGAACGGCAGGAGGAAATCTCCCATCAGAAGCCCTGGCAGCCCAGACACATGCCCCTCCAGCCCTGTGAAATCTCCCTCAAGCCCAGCTAAATCACAGACTTGA
- the LOC139415367 gene encoding WD repeat and coiled-coil-containing protein-like isoform X2: MELGKAKLLRTGLNTLHQAIHPVHGIAWTDGKQVCLTSLYYANGDVKFGDTNVIGQFEHVFGLYWGPLCCSGSPALLAVQHKKHVTVWQLQLSALEQNKLLCTQTCEMSEPFPLLSEGCVWHPKMDILSVLTKKDASVLFCVRVDNRRVKADIKGSGLIHCACWTKDGTRLVVAVGSALYSYIYNDVQKSLLACSFCPIFDVGGYICAIESTGEAQVAVATELPLDRICGLNAGIVFDVPSDSESSLPGHSSLMVMLDEDGCIDPRRRSFDSERSYLSCSPSGGPMDLTHLLAKHRRSDPSPLINLRRKDHLTGSGQDSSHLILVTYERKVTSTSKVSIPGILVPDILAFDSRGSMVAVASNTCSMVLVYCITPFAMPNVQQISLQKNERPKGVCFLSDKTLLLMIGRQKSNEPAFLPSSNTEKYILHLSSKEIVYDGETPASPSPNRQSPANFYPGIRRHSEHVFSKEEQQERVAIKELVLPGGGVIQSCSPGSSRRRLVEEVRSPEPSSVDFPYSDLCRPSDQSLSSASSITVENFDMEPINRMRGSVQSGDLSRPCSPYYNPGDKPHTELPTLPKTTPLAPREKERNLEQLSQNMERIFSRFSEVQQYLTEIRDFTQNGKRGLGTIYPNACEPPYVNITCQKQLSENVFIDERRPVLLCEGKLCLKVLQELFNLTIVEIMYGPLWIVLVADAEGFVPLTFKPKEELTVRNGRRKSPIRSPGSPDTCPSSPVKSPSSPAKSQT, encoded by the exons ATGGAACTGGGCAAAGCCAAGTTGCTGAGGACCGGTCTGAACACGCTACACCAAGCCATCCACCCAGTTCACGGGATTGCATGGACGGATGGGAAACAGGTCTGCCTCACCTCCCTTTACTATGCCAACGGTGACGTGAAATTCGGCGACACCAATGTCATTGGTCAGTTTGAGCATGTCTTCGGTCTCTACTGGGGCCCTCTATGCTGCTCCGGCTCTCCTGCTCTGTTGGCCGTCCAACACAAGAAGCATGTCACAGTGTGGCAGCTGCAGCTCAGCGCTCTGGAACAGAACAAGCTGCTGTGCACTCAGACCTGTGAGATGAGCGAACCGTTCCCCCTTCTGTCTGAGGGATGTGTCTGGCATCCCAAGATGGACATCCTTTCTGTCCTTACCAAGAAAGATGCATCTGTGCTGTTCTGTGTCCGTGTGGACAACCGCAGGGTGAAGGCTGATATTAAAGGCAGTGGACTCATCCACTGTGCCTGCTGGACCAAAGATGGCACCCGGTTGGTTGTGGCCGTTGGAAGCGCCCTTTACTCCTACATCTATAACGATGTTCAGAAGAGTCTTTTAGCCTGCTCTTTCTGCCCTATCTTCGACGTGGGTGGGTACATCTGTGCCATTGAGTCGACAGGCGAAGCTCAGGTGGCAGTGGCTACAGAGCTGCCTCTGGATAGGATCTGCGGGCTGAACGCAGGTATAGTCTTCGACGTGCCCTCAGATTCCGAGTCCTCCCTACCAGGACATTCTTCTCTTATGGTGATGTTGGATGAGGATGGCTGTATAGACCCCCGCAGGAGGTCCTTTGACTCGGAGAGGTCCTACCTGTCCTGCTCTCCGTCTGGCGGCCCTATGGACCTCACCCACCTCCTGGCCAAGCACCGGCGCTCCGACCCCAGTCCACTCATAAACTTGCGCCGCAAGGACCACCTGACCGGCTCCGGACAGGATTCATCTCACCTTATCCTTGTCACCTACGAACGGAAAGTCACCAGCACCAGTAAGGTCAGCATCCCTGGGATCCTGGTGCCAGACATCTTGGCCTTTGACTCCAGAGGCTCCATGGTGGCGGTGGCCTCCAACACGTGTAGCATGGTGCTGGTCTACTGCATCACGCCCTTCGCTATGCCCAATGTCCAGCAGATCTCCTTACAGAAGAACGAGAGGCCCAAAGGCGTATGCTTCCTCAGTGACAAGACGTTGCTTCTCATGATCGGCAGACAGAAGTCCAACGAACCtgccttccttccctcctccaaCACAGAAAAATACATCCTACACCTCTCCTCCAAGGAGATAGTCTACGACGGAGAAACCCCGGCGTCTCCCTCCCCGAACCGGCAATCCCCCGCTAATTTCTACCCGGGGATTAGGCGCCACTCGGAGCATGTCTTCTCTaaggaggagcagcaggagcGTGTGGCGATCAAGGAGTTGGTGCTGCCGGGAGGAGGTGTAATCCAGTCCTGTTCTCCagggagcagcaggaggaggctggtggaggaggtgaggagcCCGGAGCCCAGCTCAGTCGACTTTCCCTACTCTGACCTCTGCCGCCCCTCTGATCAATCCCTCTCGAGCGCCTCCTCCATTACGGTCGAGAACTTCGACATGGAACCCATCAACCGGATGAGAGGGTCAGTGCAATCTGGGGACTTGAGTCGACCCTGCTCCCCATACTACAACCCTGGGGATAAGCCCCACACGGAGCTCCCCACCCTGCCCAAGACCACCCCCCTGGCccccagagagaaggagaggaacctGGAGCAGCTGTCCCAGAACATGGAGAGGATTTTCTCTCGCTTCTCTGAGGTGCAACAGTATCTCACAGAGATCAGGGACTTCACTCAGAACGGGAAAAGGGGTTTGGGGACTATTTACCCCAATGCCTGTGAACCTCCATACGTTAACATCACATGTCAG AAGCAGCTGTCTGAAAATGTGTTTATAGATGAGAGAAGACCAGTGTTGCTGTGTGAGGGGAAGCTGTGTCTGAAGGTTCTTCAGGAGCTCTTTAACCTCACTATAGTAGAGATTATGTATG GTCCGTTGTGGATAGTCCTAGTGGCGGATGCAGAGGGCTTTGTACCCCTGACTTTTAAACCCAAAGAGGAGTTGACCGTGAGGAACGGCAGGAGGAAATCTCCCATCAGAAGCCCTGGCAGCCCAGACACATGCCCCTCCAGCCCTGTGAAATCTCCCTCAAGCCCAGCTAAATCACAGACTTGA